One stretch of Streptomyces sp. MMBL 11-1 DNA includes these proteins:
- a CDS encoding phosphomannomutase/phosphoglucomutase, translated as MVADLSQLVKAYDVRGVVPDQWDESLAELFGSAFVQVTAADAIVIGHDMRPTSPGLAGAFARGAAARGADVTLIGLCSTDQLYYASGALGLPGAMFTASHNPARYNGIKMCRAGATPVGQDTGLAEIRTLVEQWSEGAPQPQAATAPGTITERDTLTDYAAHLRGLVDLKAIRPLKVVVDAGNGMGGHTVPTVFGGLPLDLVPLYFELDGTFPHHEANPLDPKNIVDLQARVLAEGADLGLAFDGDADRCFVVDERGAGVSPSAITALVAARELARNGGEGIVIHNLITSWSVPEVVRENGGTPVRTRVGHSFIKTEMAEHGAIFGGEHSAHYYFRDFWNADTGMLAALHVLAALGGQQKPLSELVAEYDRYSGSGEINSTVADQAASLATVRKVYGARDGITFDDLDGLTVTAADWWFNLRASNTEPLLRLNVEAKDEKTMAAVRDEVLTLIRKA; from the coding sequence GTGGTTGCTGATCTGTCGCAGCTCGTCAAGGCGTACGACGTGCGCGGAGTGGTGCCCGACCAGTGGGACGAATCGCTGGCCGAACTCTTCGGATCCGCGTTCGTCCAGGTCACGGCCGCCGACGCGATCGTGATCGGCCACGACATGCGCCCCACGTCACCGGGGCTCGCCGGCGCGTTCGCCCGGGGCGCGGCAGCCCGGGGCGCGGACGTCACGCTCATCGGCCTCTGCTCGACGGACCAGCTGTACTACGCGTCGGGGGCCCTCGGCCTCCCCGGAGCGATGTTCACGGCCTCGCACAACCCGGCGCGGTACAACGGCATCAAGATGTGCCGGGCGGGCGCCACCCCGGTCGGCCAGGACACCGGCCTCGCCGAGATCCGCACCCTGGTCGAGCAGTGGTCGGAAGGCGCCCCGCAGCCGCAGGCCGCCACCGCCCCCGGCACCATCACCGAACGGGACACCCTCACCGACTACGCGGCCCACCTCCGCGGCCTGGTCGACCTCAAGGCGATCCGCCCCCTCAAGGTCGTGGTCGACGCGGGCAACGGCATGGGGGGCCACACGGTCCCCACGGTCTTCGGAGGCCTCCCGCTCGACCTCGTACCCCTGTACTTCGAGCTGGACGGGACCTTCCCCCACCACGAGGCCAACCCCCTCGACCCCAAGAACATCGTCGACCTCCAGGCCCGCGTCCTCGCCGAGGGCGCCGACCTGGGCCTCGCCTTCGACGGCGACGCGGACCGCTGCTTCGTGGTCGACGAGCGGGGCGCGGGCGTCTCCCCCTCCGCGATCACGGCCCTGGTCGCCGCCCGCGAGCTGGCCCGCAACGGCGGCGAGGGCATCGTCATCCACAACCTGATCACCTCCTGGTCCGTCCCCGAGGTGGTCCGCGAGAACGGCGGCACCCCGGTCCGCACGCGTGTCGGCCACTCCTTCATCAAGACGGAGATGGCCGAGCACGGCGCGATCTTCGGCGGCGAGCATTCGGCGCACTACTACTTCCGCGACTTCTGGAACGCCGATACGGGCATGCTCGCCGCCCTCCACGTACTCGCCGCGCTCGGCGGCCAGCAGAAGCCGCTCTCCGAGCTGGTCGCGGAGTACGACCGGTACAGCGGCTCCGGCGAGATCAACTCCACCGTCGCCGACCAGGCCGCCAGCCTGGCCACCGTCAGGAAGGTCTACGGCGCCCGCGACGGCATCACCTTCGACGACCTGGACGGCCTCACGGTCACGGCCGCCGACTGGTGGTTCAACCTCCG
- a CDS encoding DUF3499 domain-containing protein, translating to MSPVRRCSRTACGRPAVATLTYVYADSTAVLGPLATYAEPHCYDLCAEHSERLTAPRGWEVVRLSDGSAPAHPSGDDLEALANAVREAARPHDRGPDAGGRGPRAADPVEVARRGHLRVLRSPDS from the coding sequence GTGAGCCCTGTACGTCGCTGTTCGCGCACCGCGTGCGGCCGCCCTGCCGTCGCGACACTGACGTACGTCTATGCCGATTCGACTGCGGTCCTCGGCCCGCTCGCCACCTACGCCGAGCCCCACTGTTACGACCTCTGCGCCGAACACAGTGAGCGGCTCACCGCGCCACGGGGCTGGGAAGTGGTGCGGCTCTCCGACGGGTCCGCACCGGCGCACCCCAGCGGCGACGACCTCGAAGCACTGGCCAACGCGGTCCGCGAAGCGGCACGCCCGCACGACCGGGGCCCGGACGCGGGAGGCCGGGGACCACGCGCCGCCGACCCGGTGGAAGTGGCCCGCCGAGGCCATCTGAGAGTGCTGCGCTCACCGGACTCCTGA
- a CDS encoding metallopeptidase family protein: protein MDSSVPSLPFEPRPRRRDRHGRGMRGPLAPPQVPLSASRGETFRDLVQDSVERLERRWPQLAEVDFVVLDVPDTPEENVPLGSAVSEGKGRPAQIVVYRRPVEIRTKSRDERALLVHEVVVEQVAELLGLAPESVDPRYGQD from the coding sequence ATGGACAGCTCCGTACCTTCCCTCCCGTTCGAGCCGCGGCCCCGGCGCCGTGACCGTCATGGCCGCGGCATGCGCGGGCCCCTCGCACCACCGCAGGTGCCGCTGTCGGCCAGCCGGGGCGAGACCTTCCGTGATCTGGTCCAGGACTCCGTGGAGCGGCTGGAGCGGCGCTGGCCCCAGCTGGCCGAGGTCGACTTCGTCGTCCTCGATGTGCCGGACACCCCGGAGGAGAACGTTCCGCTCGGCAGCGCGGTGTCCGAAGGCAAGGGGCGGCCCGCGCAGATCGTCGTCTACCGGCGCCCCGTCGAGATCCGTACGAAGAGCCGCGACGAGCGCGCCCTGCTCGTGCACGAGGTCGTCGTCGAGCAGGTCGCCGAGCTGCTGGGGCTGGCGCCCGAGTCGGTCGACCCCCGGTACGGGCAGGACTAG